A region of Selenomonadales bacterium 4137-cl DNA encodes the following proteins:
- the gyrA gene encoding DNA gyrase subunit A has protein sequence MDFGLGKVLPIKIEEEMKNSYINYAMSVIVMRALPDVRDGLKPVHRRILYAMHEAGMAPNKPHKKSARIVGEVLGKYHPHGDSSVYDAIVRMAQDFSTRYMLVDGHGNFGSVDGDSAAAMRYTEVRMSRIAEEMLADIDKDTVNFVPNYDESLKEPSVLPSKVPNLLINGSAGIAVGMATNIPPHNLGEVVDGVIMMIDNPEVTVKDLMTVIKGPDFPTAGLILGHAGIRDAYNTGRGSVKMRAQARIEKMTNGKYRILVTEIPYQVNKARLIENIAALVRDKVIDGITDLRDESDRSGMRIVIELRRDVNAEIILNQLYKHTQMQDTFGVNMLALVDGQPRTLNLAEVLRYYIEHQKEVIIRRTQFELAKAKDRAHILEGLKIALDNLDAVITTIRQSRTVDIAREALQTNFGLSEKQAQAILEMRLQRLTGLEREKIEQEYKDILETIEYLEGILADEQKVLNVIKEELLDVKKRFGDARRTVITTDASSFDVEDLIAEEDVVITLTHGGYIKRLPVDTYRSQRRGGRGVTGMGTKEEDFVEHLFVATTHHNILFFTNRGRMYRLKAYEIPEASRTAKGTAIVNLLTLENREKVTAVVSVKEFDARRFLFMATKKGVVKKTELMEYDTARRVGLIGIVLDEDDDLIDVKLTNGEMHILLGTEKGMAINFAEGDVRPMGRATRGMRGIALRKGDYVVGMETVKQDGELLTVTEAGYGKRTAIDEYRPQTRGGVGIINNKVTDKTGKVVGIKVVRPGQEIMLITGEGIVIRIDIEEISVISRNTQGVRLMRIDENDKLVAVAAVEKKGESD, from the coding sequence GTGGATTTTGGTTTGGGGAAAGTCCTGCCCATAAAAATCGAAGAGGAGATGAAAAACTCCTACATTAATTACGCCATGAGCGTAATCGTCATGCGGGCACTGCCCGACGTGCGCGACGGACTGAAACCGGTTCACCGGCGGATACTCTATGCGATGCACGAAGCGGGCATGGCGCCCAACAAGCCGCACAAAAAATCGGCCCGTATCGTCGGTGAAGTCCTTGGTAAATACCATCCCCACGGCGACTCGTCCGTCTATGACGCCATCGTCCGTATGGCGCAGGACTTTTCCACCCGCTACATGCTCGTCGACGGCCACGGCAACTTCGGCTCGGTAGACGGCGACTCGGCTGCGGCCATGCGTTACACCGAAGTGCGCATGTCGCGCATCGCCGAGGAAATGCTGGCCGATATCGATAAAGACACCGTAAACTTCGTCCCCAACTACGACGAATCGCTCAAAGAGCCCAGCGTTCTGCCGTCCAAGGTTCCCAACCTGCTTATCAACGGCTCGGCCGGCATCGCCGTTGGCATGGCCACCAACATCCCGCCCCACAACCTTGGCGAGGTGGTCGACGGCGTCATAATGATGATCGACAACCCTGAGGTCACGGTAAAAGACCTGATGACCGTCATAAAAGGCCCCGACTTCCCCACCGCCGGCCTCATCCTCGGCCATGCCGGCATAAGGGACGCCTACAACACCGGGCGAGGCTCGGTAAAAATGCGCGCCCAGGCCCGTATCGAAAAAATGACCAACGGCAAATACCGCATCCTCGTTACCGAAATTCCCTACCAGGTAAACAAAGCGCGCCTCATTGAGAACATCGCCGCTCTCGTCAGAGACAAAGTAATAGACGGCATCACCGACCTCCGCGACGAGAGCGACCGCTCCGGAATGCGCATCGTCATTGAGCTAAGGCGGGATGTCAACGCCGAAATTATCCTCAATCAGCTTTATAAGCACACCCAAATGCAGGATACCTTCGGCGTCAACATGCTAGCCCTCGTGGACGGCCAGCCTCGCACCCTCAACCTCGCCGAGGTCCTTCGCTACTACATCGAGCATCAGAAAGAAGTCATTATCCGCCGCACCCAGTTCGAACTGGCGAAGGCAAAAGACCGCGCCCATATCCTTGAAGGCCTGAAAATCGCTCTCGACAACCTGGACGCGGTCATCACCACCATCCGCCAGTCACGCACCGTCGACATCGCCCGCGAAGCGCTGCAGACCAACTTCGGCCTCAGCGAAAAACAGGCCCAGGCCATCCTTGAGATGCGCCTCCAGCGCCTCACCGGCCTGGAGCGCGAAAAGATCGAGCAGGAATACAAGGATATCCTCGAAACAATCGAATACCTGGAAGGCATTTTGGCGGATGAACAAAAAGTCCTCAATGTAATCAAAGAAGAATTGCTCGATGTCAAAAAGCGCTTCGGCGATGCACGCCGCACCGTTATCACCACCGACGCCTCAAGTTTTGACGTCGAGGACCTCATCGCCGAGGAAGACGTGGTCATCACTCTTACCCACGGCGGCTACATCAAACGCCTCCCCGTCGACACCTACCGCAGCCAGCGGCGTGGCGGCCGAGGTGTAACAGGCATGGGTACAAAGGAAGAGGACTTCGTCGAACACCTCTTCGTAGCCACAACCCATCACAACATCCTCTTTTTCACAAACCGCGGACGGATGTACAGGCTGAAAGCCTACGAAATTCCCGAAGCCAGCCGCACCGCCAAAGGCACAGCGATTGTCAACCTGCTGACACTGGAGAATCGGGAAAAGGTTACTGCCGTCGTATCGGTCAAAGAATTCGACGCCCGCCGCTTTCTGTTTATGGCCACTAAAAAGGGCGTTGTCAAAAAAACCGAACTGATGGAGTACGATACCGCCCGTCGTGTCGGTCTGATCGGCATCGTTCTCGACGAAGACGACGACCTAATCGACGTTAAGCTAACCAACGGCGAGATGCATATCCTGCTGGGCACCGAGAAAGGCATGGCCATTAACTTCGCGGAAGGCGACGTCCGTCCGATGGGCCGCGCAACGCGTGGTATGCGCGGCATCGCCCTGCGCAAAGGCGACTATGTCGTCGGCATGGAAACCGTCAAACAGGACGGCGAGCTCCTCACGGTTACCGAAGCCGGCTACGGCAAGCGAACCGCTATCGACGAATATCGGCCGCAGACCCGGGGCGGCGTCGGCATCATCAACAACAAAGTTACCGATAAGACTGGCAAAGTCGTCGGCATCAAAGTCGTTCGGCCGGGCCAGGAGATAATGCTTATTACCGGCGAAGGCATCGTCATCCGTATCGACATCGAGGAAATATCGGTCATCAGCCGCAACACTCAAGGCGTCCGGCTGATGCGTATCGACGAAAACGACAAACTGGTCGCCGTGGCCGCCGTTGAAAAGAAAGGCGAATCAGACTAG